In Chrysemys picta bellii isolate R12L10 chromosome 4, ASM1138683v2, whole genome shotgun sequence, the sequence accagccgtcccatgaaccgctccagctgcccccgcaaatggctcagctctgctccgctccactcGCTGTTCCATGAGCCACTCtcaccgtcccacaaactgcttggCTCTACCAGCtacttagcaatatatcttcaggctcccccacttgttaacacagcactcagtgatctcagctcagcaattttagcttgtagtaggggagcctcagtgctggtgcaccatttgcccaaagtgaattcagttcaacAACTTCTTGCTAGACTCCTCatggaagcaaacttagctctgctattcaacagtggagacggggggaggggagagagagagagtacaatTGCTGTTCCAGGCTCTCAAAAGAGGCCCCATTCTATCAGGTACACCTACCCATCCCTAATCTCTCTTaaatcactgggttttgtaacccatgccccttgtctagcaagtgctacttagttactggtgactccctctgtcatacaacagttccactggccttgattcacagaatcacggtaacaacactttattcttcttgccccaataacagagaaactggggatcccacaccagccaaagtaaccactttcagttgttgttgtcccaggctaggcgggtgggtgtgcccatgcaaacaagatcagcccctgaagttcttttccacccttgccataattcaccaccagatgtcagggtagagcttatcctgactctgcttacatattgtTAGTGCATAGTGTGCTTTACATACAGGTATAGAGAGGAGCAGTGTGAATGTCTGGCTATTAGGGGGCTGCATAGGCTTGTTCATGTCTGGTCAGGTCACTGAGTTCTATTAGAGCTGGGTAAATAGCATAAAAAAGCCATATTTGAATGTTTAAATGACTTTGCTTCAAATATCTTTGTGCCTTTGTGTTTGCTTCCTATGCCTTTTCCAGCATCAAGTTCACCAGCAGGAATAGGCCTGGGCCTAGCGAGCTTGAACTGAACGCTGGAGGATGCTCACGAAAGCAAATCTTACAGTCACACTGATTTAGTCAGGGAATGGAAATATACCATGTGATCCCCTTTGTCCAATCAAATGGGCATAACTTAAATCTCAAATATTGCATATGCACAATGACTGGCTCACAGGGAGACCTACCGGTGACTGTCTGAAATCATCTGGGAAGTGATGTCACATAACAAATACATCCAAGACAATCAGAAGTGGCTCACAGACAAGACACACAGGAAAAGAGGCAACATGTGTCACATCCGTGCCTGGCTGAGAAGGCATCACCCAGCTCTAGTgaatgcctagcacaacggggccccatTCTTGGGTGGCCGTGAGGCACTACTGTAATCAACATGATTAAATGCCAGTGCTATTCTGAACAGCATCATTAGGTTGCTTCTCCTCCTGTGGTCTTATCTGACTGAAGAGAGCAGAGCCGAGCGGAGCAGAACCAAGCCAGGGGACTACTGACCGCTGTGTTGAGTTATGTAGCATAGGGCCTGCTTACTGACTCCTGAGTGCCCCCTAGTGGTTAGGGTTGCCTCTGTGGCCCTCCCACCTCTATTTTCCCTTCATCCAGGCCCCTTTAAGAACACAGTCACCAGTGAccttctaaggccttggctacacttgcaagttacagcgttgtaaagccacccccagcactgtaactcactccttgtccacactggcaagacatttgcagcgctgtatctccgtggttgcagtgctgcatgtactccacgtccccaagaggaatagcgtgtattgcgctgccgctgcagcgctgcggcgccagtgtggccacccaatgcgctgtgtctggcctccagaagtatccggcagtatcccacaatgcctgttctagccactctggtcatcagttcaaactgtactgccctggcctcaggtaaccaaccatgtagggtgaccagacgtcccgattttatcgggaccgtcccgatatttccttgtttgtcccgcgtcccgaccgacgtgcggtcgggccaaccggacaaacaaggaaatgccccgagcctcgagcccggaagtgctcgcgcccccccccccccccgccccgactccgccccctcctcccccgattggctccctccccgaatccccgcctcttccccgggctcaccattccccctccctccgcaagtgctggagggaggcccgggagactcagaggcagcgcggggccggggtgagtaacagtccggcctggcccagtgcaggcaggactcgggtggttgggagaggaggggggcgacccgcggggccaggcgacgggggaggaagcggccatggcgctcggtggctctggcgcccccgaaccccccgagccggggcctgcagcagcgcgtatgctgggcccagcccctggctaggcacgtctgggctgcccagctggtgctatcgcgcggtggccccggggtggaggcatcggccgcccagccccattcgttcccctgcggtacgggggggctggggcctgctgcccccactccggggccgccgcgcgatagcaccagctgggcagcagcccaaatgctggccaggggctgggcgcagcgtgcgcgctgctgggtccctgcagcaggccccggctccgggggcgccagagccgcagccgtcaagcgccatggccgcttcctcccccgcggcagtgggagctgcagcagcggctgctcccgagtcccgctgcccggggggtagaacagccgccgcctggccccgcgggccgcccccctcctcgccctaccacccgactgagtcctgcctgcaagggaccaggccggactctcactaccccggccccgcgcttcccctgagtctcccgggcctccctccagcacttgcggaggaagtttggtttttttttttttttggccacgccccccgccacgcgccccccccacacacacacaccccccccccgcgtcccgatatttgtctttggtgatctggtcaccctacaaccaTGTGACCCgccctttacattccccaggaattttaaaaatccccttcctgttagcactccacgccacgcctggctgagcaatcagcgaatctttccaggtgaccatgcctccacgctcCAAGCaagccccagtatggagcaatggcgagttactggatctcatcagtgtttgggggaggaagctgtacagtcccagctgcgctccagccataggaattacgataccttcgggaaggtatcaaaggacatgatggaaaggggccatgaccgggacgccctgcagtgcaggattaaagtgaaggagctgcagagtgcctaccgcaaaaCCCGCAACGCAAATGGCCACTCAGGTGCTCCCCccacgacctgccgattctacaaagagctggatgcgatacttggggttaaccccacctccactccgagccccaccatggacacttcagagccagtgtggggtcgggggaaggaggaggaggaggaagaaaacgggagtgagggtgttgggccggatggagacaccccggaatccctggagccatgcagccaggagctcttctcgagccaggaggaaggtagccagtcgcagcggccggtacttggtggaggacaaacagaagagcaggttcccggtaagtggttttttttgggggggaaggaatttttttggtgcaggctctttgggagaagagggttaggcatgcatgcctagatgcggaatagtgcattgatgtggtttatcacatcgcggtaatcagcctcggtaatctcctcgaatgtcccatccagaacgtgtgcaatgcgcttgcgcaggtttatcgggagagccaccgtggtccttgtcacagccaggctaacgtgtctgcaccactgtgccgcgaggggcagggggaccattgctgcacacaggcaagctgcatatgggccagggtggaagccgcattgcagtagaagaccctcccttgcttcccaggtcaccctcagcagcaagatatcgtcCAAGataaactcctgtggaaaatgttgggacagtgttcagtgtagggaCCCCCTGcagttgttggctctccccaaggcacagaaacccagaggacagtgcagacctgaaacaatcagtcccccttactcaccattttgaggctcccgtgggatatgtgtgctctgtttcggatggaaaaattatgctattgtgtagaccctgtgtgttttctactccttaagtgtgggggaaatcattactctgtctggtataaacaatgctgcctctgttaaatgttgcattttgcctatacagctgcatcaaccttgagacctcagccgtccctcttattgcctgctcagagactgcaaagactcaggaagagactgcgaaaaagcaaagaagacatgctgcaagaagtgatgtggcaatctattaaagagaatgagaaagcacagaactggagggagagagaaagcaggatccgccaggaaaacgcagcgcaccggcagcaaagcacggagcaccggcagcaaagcacggatcagctcataagcatcctggagcgccaagcagacgctatccaggagctcgtagccatgcagaaggagcagtacctcAAACGCAAACACCACGCCctcctacagcccttgtcccaaaactctttcccttgtgccccactgtcacctccaacccactttccccaacttccgggttcttcacgccaccagctgcctccaacaccagtatcttcaccacccagccctgaaaaccacgacccttaccctctgcactcaaccctcATCACTAtacagtatagctatcctgaagtgcagcactcactgcacagcacaccagacaggacatacgtgaatctgtgattgtaccgttctccactccacccccttgtttcttttcaataaattgattttttggctttgaaaacattattattgcataaagtaaaagactccttagcccaggaaataaacaggcactgcaagtctgcttagcaaacactgattcctaactATTGGAattactgcacttcactcccgtgcagggcaccagatatcactgctggttttcagcctcaaattgctccctcaaggcatccctaatccttgcagccccacgctgggcccctgtaatagccctgctctctggctgtgcaaattcagcctccaggtgttgaacctcggaggtccatgcctgagtgaagctttcacccttcccttcacaaatattatggagggtacagcacgcggatataaccgcggggatgctgttttcagccaagtccagcttcccatacagagatcgccagcagccctttaaacggccaaaagcacactccacagtcattcggcactggctcagcctgtagttgaactgttccttgctgctgtcaaggctccctatgtagggtttcatgagccacggcattaacaggtaagcgggatctccaaggatcacaatgggcatttcaacttcccctaccatgatcttccgctctgggaaaataGTCCCAGCCCGCATCTTcttgaacagccaagtgttccgaaagatgcgtgcgtcatgcacctttccgggtcagcctgtgttaatgtcaatgaaatgctcacggtgatccacaagcgcctggagaatcATAGAGAAATATCCCTTCCTATTAACATACtcagatcctaggtggggtggtgccagaatagaaatgtgcgtcccatctatcgcccctccacagttagggaaccccatttgtgcaaagccatccactatgtcctgcacgttacccagagtcacggttcttctgagtagaatgcgattaatggccttgcaaacttgcatcaccacaattccaacggtcaactttcccactccaaactggtttgcgaccgaccagtagctgtctggagttgctagcttccagattgcaatagccacccgcttctccactggcagggcagctctcaatctcgtgtccttgcaccgcagagtgggggtgagctcctcacacagtctcatgaaagtggcttttctcatctgaaagttctgcagccgctgctcgtcatcccagacttccatgacgatgtgatcccactactcggtgcttgtttcccgagcccaaaagtggcgttccacagtgctgagcatgtccgtgaatgccacaagcaattttgtgttgTACGTGTTAcgtggctcgatagcatcgtcggactccttactctcactgtcactttggatcttaaggaatagttcgacagccaaacgtgacatgGTGAcaagataagtcagcatacgcctcagtagtttgggctccatttcccgcaggcAGATCACGCTGCAccgaaaccgttgaaagatggcgccaaaggtggacggaaacaaagggatttctgggatgcgaagcgatgcatcacggggcgttgggacaggatccagaatgccccgcacccacgcccccttcccacaacccacggtgccagaatgggaagaggtgctctgtgggatagctgcccataatgcactactcccaatggcgcagcaaatgctgcaaatgtggccacgacagtgcgctgggcagctgtcagtgtggacagactgcagcgctttccctactcagctgtacaaagacaggtttaactcacagcgctgtacatctgcaagtgtagccaaggcctaattaAGCTCAAATCCTTCCATTCACTCATCCCCAGTTCTCCTCAGGCTGGCAACAGAGCTCAACAAATAGAACTCAAAAGCTTTTCAGTTCATCTTCCCTTTTTTAACTCCCCCTCACAGGCCTTACCTAGTTAGGACTCGGCAGGGGCCACATTTGCTCCTAGCATCTGCTGTTTCCACCACCTTCAGTTTCACACACTCT encodes:
- the LOC135982723 gene encoding zinc finger protein with KRAB and SCAN domains 2-like, whose protein sequence is MEQWRVTGSHQCLGEEAVQSQLRSSHRNYDTFGKVSKDMMERGHDRDALQCRIKVKELQSAYRKTRNANGHSGAPPTTCRFYKELDAILGVNPTSTPSPTMDTSEPVWGRGKEEEEEENGSEGVGPDGDTPESLEPCSQELFSSQEEGSQSQRPVLGGGQTEEQVPAASTLRPQPSLLLPAQRLQRLRKRLRKSKEDMLQEVMWQSIKENEKAQNWRERESRIRQENAAHRQQSTEHRQQSTDQLISILERQADAIQELVAMQKEQYLKRKHHALLQPLSQNSFPCAPLSPPTHFPQLPGSSRHQLPPTPVSSPPSPENHDPYPLHSTLITIQYSYPEVQHSLHSTPDRTYVNL